Proteins co-encoded in one Octopus bimaculoides isolate UCB-OBI-ISO-001 chromosome 7, ASM119413v2, whole genome shotgun sequence genomic window:
- the LOC106871133 gene encoding zinc finger protein 883 yields MEEEQCESQLHDDEVKSEDEQLDDEVRSESPIHDDIKSETKLDITKKLYTCDVCLLIFSDVGSLTEHKQIHGPEKPYPCDICGKSFSHKTNLTRHHKHAHSEGKSCCCDICGKTFMTIETLATHKRTHTDKKPYHCDVCSESFTKRKTLNVHKRRHTEKPHECDVCGKTFSHSAYLTSHKLTHSEEKPYECDSCSKTFSRKDYLKRHRRVHTGEKPYECNVCEKSFSGSANLTCHKRKHTGEKPYECNICGKTFSTVGNLSSHKRIHSDEKPYECDICHRTFSQSGHLTNHQSVHTGEKPHRCDVCGKTFSISGDLTRHKHSHTVERPFPCDVCDKKFTTSEHLASHKLIHIEKPHECDVCGKTFSRKRYLIRHKHIHTGDKSYHCDICGKSFFMHADLILHKQIHTGEEPYQCDICNKIFARKRYLVRHRHIHKGNKTSQSDSNCDKNAPEDENSADNEPGDENSTANKDTHTEKLHQCDACGKIFAQKRYLIRHKHIHSDEKPYHCDTCGKTFSRNDYLTLHKRVHSGVKPYNCDVCGKAFSTTKILTRHKRIHTGEKPYQCNMCGKTFTYKTTLNYHHQKSKDCLYIPHGLDVLASQSAAESSYPLPGASLMTSQNPTTHYPTSNMALLAAHSL; encoded by the coding sequence ATGGAGGAGGAACAATGTGAGAGTCAGCTTCATGATGATGAAGTCAAATCTGAGGACGAGCAGCTTGACGATGAAGTAAGATCTGAAAGTCCAATTCATGATGATATAAAATCTGAGACAAagttagatataacaaagaaattataCACCTGTGATGTGTGTTTGCTAATCTTTTCTGATGTCGGAAGTTTGACAGAGCATAAACAGATACATGGGCCTGAAAAACCATATccatgtgatatctgtggcaaatcattttcACACAAAACTAATTTAACTCGTcatcacaaacatgcacattctGAAGGCAAATCCTGCTgctgtgatatctgcggtaaaacATTTATGACAATCGAAACCTTAGCTACTCATAAACGCACTCATACAGAtaagaaaccatatcattgtgatgtctgtagtGAAAGCTTTACAAAACGTAAAACATTGAATGTCCATAAACGTCGTCACACTGAGAAGCCACACGAATGTGATGTCTGTGGGAAAACATTCTCTCACAGTGCTTATTTAACTTCTCACAAACTGACCCATTCAGAAGAGAAACCATATGAATGTGATAGCTGTAGTAAGACATTTTCTCGGAAAGATTACTTGAAACGTCACAGACGTGTtcacactggggaaaaaccatatgaATGCAATGTGTGTGAGAAATCGTTCTCTGGTAGTGCGAATCTAACTTGTCATAAGCGTAaacatacaggtgaaaaaccatacgagtgtaatatctgtggtaaaacattctcgaCAGTTGGAAATCTATCTTCTCATAAACGAATTCACTCTGATGAGAAACCATACGAGTGTGATATCTGCCATAGAACATTCTCTCAAAGCGGACATTTAACTAATCATCAAAGtgttcacacaggtgagaagccaCATCGCTGTGATGTCTGCGGTAAAACGTTTTCAATCAGTGGAGATTTAACACGTCACAAACATAGTCACACTGTTGAGAGACCTTTCCCGTGTGATGTCTGTGATAAAAAGTTCACAACCAGTGAACATTTAGCTTCTCATAAACTTATTCACATAGAGAAACCTCATGAGTGTGATGTCTGCGgtaaaacattttcaagaaaaagatatttaattagacacaaacatatccataccGGGGACAAGTCTtaccactgtgacatctgtggtaaatcattctttatGCATGCAGACTTAATTCTTCACAAGCAAATTCATACAGGTGAGGAACCTTACCAGTGTgacatatgtaataaaatatttgcaagaaAGAGGTATTTAGTTAGgcacagacacattcataaaGGCAATAAAACTTCCCAGTCTGATAGTAACTGTGATAAAAATGCACCTGAAGATGAAAATTCAGCTGATAATGAACCTGGAGATGAAAATTCAACAGCTAATAAAGATACTCACACAGAGAAACTACATCAGTGTGATGCCTGTGGTAAGATATTTGCACAGAAGAGATATTTAATTCGgcacaaacatattcactcaGATGAGAAGCCCTACCACTGTGATAcgtgtggtaaaacattctctcgaAATGACTATTTGACACTTCACAAGCGTGTCCACTCAGGGGTAAAACCATATAACTGTGATGTTTGCGGTAAAGCATTCTCTACAACTAAAATTTTAACTCGTCATAAACGAATTCACACCGGAGAAAAACCGTACCAATGTAATATGTGTGGTAAAACATTTACGTATAAAACTACTTTAAATTATCACCACCAGAAAAGCAAAGACTGCCTTTATATACCACACGGCTTGGATGTTCTTGCCTCTCAATCTGCAGCAGAGTCTTCTTATCCTTTGCCAGGAGCATCTCTAATGACTTCGCAAAATCCTACAACCCACTATCCTACATCCAATATGGCTCTGTTAGCAGCACACTCGCTATAA
- the LOC106871138 gene encoding zinc finger protein 271: MAEICKNEIQADETQSENKDIRRETELDVTKKLYTCDVCLLIFSDIGSLTNHKHVHSEKKPYLCNACGKTFSRKTNLTRHKHIHIREKPCHCNICGKSFSSIENLSSHKSTHSVKRPHQCNVCGKRFPRGATLTRHKRIHNDKKPYQCDTCGKTFSQNGNLASHKLVHSGEKRYHCDICSKTFSRSEYLKRHIRVHTGEKPYECDICGKAFSGSANLTCHKRRHTGEKPYHCDICSKSFSTSGTLSCHKRIHSGEKSYQCDICGKTFSQNGLLVNHRSVHTREKPYYCDICGKRYSVKGDLTRHSRVHTDKKSNQGDKICDKKITVSENIISPELIEIEKPHQCDICGRRFSENRYLIMHKHIHTGEKPYQSNICDRKMDENENLNSHSEKSYECNICGKIFAQKRYLIRHTHIHTGDKPYHCDTCGKAFSQNEYLTLHKRIHTGEKPYVCDICGKAFSTSKSATRHKRIHTGEKPYHCDVCGKTFSESSKLTRHKDTHTGVKPYHCDICGKTFSVKTNLTRHNNIHRGENACHCDVCGKTFSTTEDLSSHKSIHLDEKPYHCDVCGKIFSESKALSVHKRSHMDE, from the coding sequence ATGGCTGAGatatgtaaaaatgaaattcaagcTGATGAAACACAATCTGAAAATAAAGATATACGTCGTGAGACAGAGTTAGATGTAACGAAGAAATTGTACACCTGTGATGTATGTTTACTAATATTCTCCGATATTGGAAGTTTGACTAATCACAAACATGTACACTCAGAGAAAAAACCATATCTGTGTAATGCCTGTGGCAAAACATTCTCACGGAAGACTAATTTAACCcgtcacaaacatatacacataagagaAAAACCATgccactgtaatatctgtggtaaatcattttcatcGATTGAAAATTTATCTTCTCATAAAAGCACTCATTCAGTTAAGAGACCACACCAGTGTAATGTCTGCGGTAAACGGTTTCCCAGAGGAGCAACATTAACTCGCCATAAACGTATTCACAATGAtaagaaaccatatcaatgtgacaCTTGTGGCAAAACCTTCTCACAGAATGGGAATTTAGCTTCTCATAAACTTGTTCACTCGGGAGAGAAacgatatcattgtgatatttgtagtaAAACATTTTCCCGGAGTGAATATCTGAAACGACATATACGTGTTCAcacaggggaaaaaccatatgaatgtgatatctgtggcaaggCATTCTCTGGGAGTGCAAACCTCACTTGTCATAAACGTAggcacacaggtgagaaaccataccattgtgatatctgtagtaaatcattctcaacAAGTGGAACTTTATCTTGTCATAAGCGTATTCATTCAGGTGAGAAatcatatcagtgtgatatctgcggtaaaacattctctcaaaatggACTGTTAGTTAATCACCGAAGTGTTCACACACGTGAGAAACCGTACTACTGTGACATCTGCGGTAAAAGATATTCTGTAAAAGGAGATTTAACACGTCACAGTCGGGTTCATACTGATAAGAAATCTAACCAGGGTGATAAAATCTGTGATAAAAAGATCACTGTCAGTGAAAATATAATTTCTCCTGAACTGATTGAGATAGAGAAACcacatcagtgtgatatctgtggtagaaGGTTTTCAGAGAATAGATATTTAATTATGcacaagcatattcatacaggtgagaaaccatatcagagTAATATCTGTGATAGAAAGATGGATGAAAATGAAAACTTAAATTCTCACTCGGAGAAATCGTACgagtgtaatatctgtggtaagaTATTTGCACAGAAGAGATATTTAAttaggcacacacatattcacacaggtgaTAAACCATACCACTGCGACAcatgtggtaaagcattctctcaAAATGAGTATCTGACacttcacaaacgtattcacacaggagaaaaaccatatgtgtgtgatatttgtggtaaagcattctctaCGAGTAAAAGTGCAACTCGTCACAagcgtattcacacaggtgagaaaccatatcactgtgatgtctgtggtaagaCATTCTCCGAAAGTTCAAAATTAACTcgtcacaaagatacacacacaggtgtgaagccatatcactgtgatatctgtggcaaaacCTTTTCAGTGAAAACAAATTTAACTCGTCACAATAATATACACAGAGGAGAAAATGCTTGTCACTGTGATGtgtgtggtaaaacattttcaacAACCGAAGATTTGTCATCTCATAAATCTATTCATTTAgatgagaaaccatatcattgtgatgtctgtggtaaaatattttctgaaagcaAAGCATTATCTGTCCATAAACGTAGTCACATGGATGAGTAA